Below is a window of Armatimonadota bacterium DNA.
GCCCCGGAAACGTTCGTTTCCGGGGCCAGAGAGCACGTCAGGACCAAGAAGCGCGACGAGAAGATCGTGCGCTGGATCACGGCCGCCTGCGCTTCGGTCTCGATCTTGACGACGGCCGGCATCATCGGCGTGCTCGCCCGCGAGACGTTCCTCTTCTTCAAACTCGTGTCCCCGGTCGAGTTCTTAACCGGGACAAAGTGGTCTCCGACGTTCGCAGAACCCCATTTCGGCGTCCTACCGCTCGTATGCGGCACGATGCTGATCACGGTCGGGGCTGCGATCTTCGCCGTCCCGCTCGGAATCCTTGCCGCGGTCTATCTGAGCGAATACGCCAAACCCGGACTTCGGCGCGTGCTCAAACCGATCCTTGAAGTCCTTGCGGGGATCCCGACCGTCGTCTACGGCTTCTTCGCACTGTTCGTCGTGACGCCTTGGTTGCGTTCCTGGATTCCGGGCGTCGAAGTGTTCAACGCCTTGTCGGGCGCGATCGTGGTCGGGGTCATGATCTTGCCGCTCGTGTCTTCGCTCTGTGAAGACGCGCTGTCCGCGGTGCCTCGGTCGCTTCGTGAAGGCGGCTATGCGGTCGGCGCGACCAAGTTCGAAGTCACGCGCAAGATCACGGTCCCGGCCGCCCTGTCGGGGATCATGGCCGCGATCGTCCTCGCCATATCCCGGGCTGTCGGAGAGACGATGGCCGTCACGCTCGCCGCCGGCCAGACGCCGACGCTGACGGCCGACCCGAGGAAGAGCATCGAGACGATCACCGCCTATATCGTCCAGATCAGCCATGGGGACACTCCAGACGGAAGCACGGCGTTCCGCACCATCTTCGCGCTCGGTGCGACGCTCTTCATCATGACGATGGCGTTGAACTTTATCGCTCGGAAGCTCGTGTTGAGGCTCCGGCAGGTGTACGCGTGACCCTTGCTTCGCGGCGTCCGTCCCGGAAGCTGGCCGACAGACTTTTCACGGCCGCGTGCATCGCGGCCATCGTCGCGGTCACGTTGATCCTTATCGTCCTCCTGTTCTCGATCTTCAAACAAGGGATCGGCCGGCTCAACCCACAGTTCTTCACGAACTTCACGTCGAGCATCCCCAAGAACGCCGGCATCAAAGCCGCGCTTGCGGGAACGGTCGCGGTCGTCGGACTGACCGCACTCTTCGCCGTGCCGATCGGAGTCGCGTCGGCCGTCTACCTCGAGGAGTTCGCGGACAAGAAGAGTCGGATCGCGAACCTGATCGAGGTCAACATTTCGAACCTGGCCGGGGTGCCGTCGATCATGTACGGACTTCTCGGACTGGCCGTCTTCGTCCGTTGGTTCGACCTCGGACGGAGCGTGATCGCGGGCGCGCTGACGATGACCCTCCTCATCCTGCCGATGATCGTGCTCGTCACGCGCGAAGCCCTTCGCGCCGTCCCCTTCTCCCTCCGCGAGGCGTCGCTGGCGCTGGGCAGTACCCGGTGGCAGTCGATACGGCGGGTCGTGCTCCCGACGGCGATGCCGGGCATCCTGACGGGCATCATCCTCTCGATCTCCCGAGCCTTGGGCGAGACCGCACCGCTCGTCACGATCGGCGCCGTGTCTTACATCAGTTTCGTCCCGCAGTCGGTCAAGGACAAGTTCACAGTCCTGCCGATGCAGGTCTTCGAATGGTCGTCCCGGCCCCAGGTCGGGTTCCACGACGCGGCCGCGGCGGCGATCATCGTCCTGCTTTCGGTCCTGCTCGTCATGAACTCGGCCGCGATCGTGATCCGGTACAAGAGCACGACGAAACTGGGCGGAGCGCGCTGACCGCAGGCGACCCCTCGTGCCAGAATCGCCCCACGTGAACGGCCACCCTTTTTCGCCCGGCCCGATGGGTTCGCTCGCCGCCCCGATCTCCGGGCGCAGCATGCGCGCGACGTCGACCTTCCGTGAAGGGCCCGACGGCACTTACGATCCCACCGCGCCACCGAAGAGCGACCTGGAAGAGAAGAGCAACCGCGACAACTTCCGCGTGCCGCCCGGCGCGACCCACGTGCTGATGGACGTCGAAGGGCCGGGCGTGATCACCCACATGTGGATCACGTTCCTCGGTCCGGAGGCGCACCCGTGGGCCAAGGACGGCTCGGCCGACCACCAGGAGATGCTCCTGAGGATCTTCTGGGACGGCGACGAGCGGCCAGGGGTCGAAGCCCCCGTCGGCGACTTCTTCGGCGGGTGCTTCGGAAAGCGGAGCGAGGTCGTCAGCACCGCCGTCATCGTCGAAGGCGGCGACAGCTACAACTGCTTCTGGCACATGCCGTTCCACAAGTCCGCGCGCGTCGAGATCGTCAACGAGTCGGACAAGCCGATCAGCCTGCTCTACTACAACATCGATTGGATCAAGAAGGACAGCCTCCCCGAGGACACGCCGTACTTCTATGCCCAGTACACCCAGGCGTACCCCCTCGAAACGGGCCGGCCGTACACGCTCCTCGAGACCACGGGCAAGGGCCATTACGTCGGCACCGTCTTCTCCGTCCGCACGCGCAGCCCCTACTGGTTCGGCGAAGGCGACGAGATGGTCACGATCGACGGCGAAGCGATCCCGTCGGTCTGGGGGACCGGCACCGAGGACTACTTCCTCTGCGCCTGGGGCCTCGAACGCACGCTGACGCCGTACTTCGGAGTGCCGTACTTCGACCAGTGGGGCATCGTCGGCGGACATACGAGCGCTTACCGTTGGCACGTCAACGACCCGTTCGTCTTCAACGAGTCGATCAAGGTCCAGTTCGAGACGTTCGGCTGGATCTCGCCGGACGAGAACGCCGACCACCGCGCCCACAGTTGGAACCCCCGCGAGGACGACTACGCCAGCGTGGCCTTCTGGTACCAGACCGGAAAGCCGACCTTCGCCGCCCGCGCCCCCCACGCCCGAGAACGGAAGCTCCCCTCCATCGAGCGGACGACCGTCGTCGCCGCCGACCTCGAGTTCGGACAGAAGCGCATCGACCCCGACGCCGAGCTCCCGCGGCTCGAATACTCGGGACGGCGCTCGACGGAAGCCAAGCGGCGCGAAGTCCAGCGTTATCCCGAACACTTCGACGGGCCCGTGCTCTACCTGCCGATGGCCGAAGGCGAGGAGACGACCGTCGAGCTGCCCTTTGAAGTCGTCGTGAAGGAGCCGTTGCGCCTCTTGCTCGTCATGGGGCTCGGCCCGGACCACGGGACCTTCGAGTTCGCCCTCGACGGCGTCGTCCTCGGCTCGCCGATGGACCTCTACGCGCCCGAAGTCGGCATGCGCGAGTTCCATTTCCTCGACTTCTGGCCCGAACCCGGCCGCTATACGGCGACGCTGCGGCTCGTCGGCAAGAACCACCTCTCCGCCGGGCAGGCGTTGATGGTCGAGTCGCTCCGGCTCCGCGAGCGCCGCCCCCGGGTGAGGGCGTTCGGATACGACAAGGACAACGACTGGCGGACGAACCCGATCTACTACGAAGGTGTCTGAGCAGGTATCCTCGTCGGACTCCGGGCGGTTAGCTCAGCGGTAGAGCACTTCGTTCACACCGAAGGGGTCACAGGTTCAAATCCTGTACCGCCCACCAAAAATTGATTCTGCTCAGCCTAAGGACGCCTAGTAATCTGGACGTGAGGATACGCCACGTTCCAACTTTGAACATTGTGCACCTCTGGTTGGGGCCAATATCGACCGTGCCTGAGTTTCGGACCAATTTTCGAAATAATTCGGCTGATCTTGTCCGTGAGCATGGATCGATCCGCATTTGTAAGACCGCTGAGACCGATTAGGACACTGTAACGCACAGGACCAGACAGGTCTGCATCTTCAAAGACAAAGTGTGCGTAGGCTCCAAAGAGTTTGGGCAGGAGGTGTTCCTTCAACAAAGCATCATTCTGGAGTTCAGCCCAAACCGAAGCCGTTGCGCCTGGGTGCGTTGTACCCTCCGGGTCCTTGACTTCAATGAACCAAAGGAGCTTCGGTAACCACACATAGAAGTCCATTGACTTTAGCGGGCGAGCGAGTTGGGTCATGGGCTCCGCTAGCTCATCGGGCTTGCAAGTCTGAAGCGCCGAAGAGAAGTCAAACTCAAGTTTGTTCTCAGTCCACTCGGCTCTCAACACTCGCCTCCGCTAACTTTGTGATGCCCCGATCATATAATTCTCCATACTGCTGCTCGATCTTGTTTGGCGAAAGATCAAGATATCGTGACGCCTGGTGCACCTCTGATCCAGACTCCGAGGCCTTTAGAGAAAAGAACCTGAGGCTGTCAGTTTTTCTTGACTGGACTTCCAGCTCCTTAAGAATTACGTAACTATGAGTTGCGAGGAAGACTTGAACACCAGATCGCGACAAAGCAAATATTGCGCCGACTACTTCATCCATCAGAATAGGGTTGATATTTACTTCAGGTTCGTCCCAGAAGAGAGTTGAACCAGACTTCAAAACGCCTACTTGAACCAGGCGAATGAGAGTTGAAATCTTCCGAAAGCCCTCGGCTACTGTAGGCATAGAGAACTTGCCTTGTTTGTTCACGAGATAGAATCGCTCGCCCTCCAGTTCAATGTTCCCTCTGAGCGCTTCTTCAAGTTTGATGATTATCTTCTTCTGCGATTCATCAAGTTTCTTGTCAGTTGGAGAAAGGAGTAACACAACAATGTCTCTCAGGGTTTCGTCGAAATCGATATCATATCGTTCCGAAGTCGAGAGATAGTTCTTGGTGTGGCCCATCATGTCAATGGCGGGCATAAAGACCGGCTCGGAGAAGTCAATGGTATCGGCGATACGCGATCCTACCCACGGCCCTGGTTCGTCAGAGATCACCCGGCCATTCACTGACTGATGTATTTTCCGAAACCAACGCCCCCCGCCATAGACACCTTCGATTCGCGCAACTGCATTCGGATTCTCAATTCGGCGGACAAGCGCAGATTCATCCTCAACTTGAAACACACCAGCAAATTTTTCTGGTGCTCCGAACACACCTCCTTTTCGAGCCACACTCTGGACTGCGTAAATTGCTTTAAGAAGGTGCGTCTTGCCAGTTCCATTCTCTCCGATTATTGCGTTAACCCCGGGCACGAAATTAATCTCCACCTCTCTAAAGGCGGTAAAGTCCTTCAAAATCAACTTCTCGTGAAACTGGGGTTTCTTCCCTTTCGCCTTTGCTCGGGTCGCCTTCTTCATCAGATTGGCACTTAGGATACCGCCTGGTTTCCCCGCCTCTCGGAGGGACCGCTACGTTGGTCGGACCGGCGCGTGGCCGGGGTGATGTCTTTTGCACCCCGGTCCCCTGGGGACGCGCTCAACCCCGATACCTTTCGACCGCGAACGGCCCTCGGCAGCACCCTGGTAGAACGCAGCTTATCACGCCTTCGACTGCCTCCACACCTTAGGCCCCGGCGGACGAGAGCAAACCGAAGGCGACAGGGTGGCAAGGATGAAGCGGAGGCTGTCAGACCCTTTGCGCCAACCTTCGCAAGGCTACGGCTGACGAGCCCTGGTTCCGGGAGAACGCAGCCTTGGCCGCGCCAGGTCTGATGTCGCACAATCCAGACCATGACCCTCAAGGTTCTCGTTCACAAGGCTGAAGAAGGCGGCTATTGGGCCGA
It encodes the following:
- the pstC gene encoding phosphate ABC transporter permease subunit PstC, with product MATAQASQQEALAPETFVSGAREHVRTKKRDEKIVRWITAACASVSILTTAGIIGVLARETFLFFKLVSPVEFLTGTKWSPTFAEPHFGVLPLVCGTMLITVGAAIFAVPLGILAAVYLSEYAKPGLRRVLKPILEVLAGIPTVVYGFFALFVVTPWLRSWIPGVEVFNALSGAIVVGVMILPLVSSLCEDALSAVPRSLREGGYAVGATKFEVTRKITVPAALSGIMAAIVLAISRAVGETMAVTLAAGQTPTLTADPRKSIETITAYIVQISHGDTPDGSTAFRTIFALGATLFIMTMALNFIARKLVLRLRQVYA
- the pstA gene encoding phosphate ABC transporter permease PstA — translated: MTLASRRPSRKLADRLFTAACIAAIVAVTLILIVLLFSIFKQGIGRLNPQFFTNFTSSIPKNAGIKAALAGTVAVVGLTALFAVPIGVASAVYLEEFADKKSRIANLIEVNISNLAGVPSIMYGLLGLAVFVRWFDLGRSVIAGALTMTLLILPMIVLVTREALRAVPFSLREASLALGSTRWQSIRRVVLPTAMPGILTGIILSISRALGETAPLVTIGAVSYISFVPQSVKDKFTVLPMQVFEWSSRPQVGFHDAAAAAIIVLLSVLLVMNSAAIVIRYKSTTKLGGAR
- a CDS encoding DUF2961 domain-containing protein; this encodes MNGHPFSPGPMGSLAAPISGRSMRATSTFREGPDGTYDPTAPPKSDLEEKSNRDNFRVPPGATHVLMDVEGPGVITHMWITFLGPEAHPWAKDGSADHQEMLLRIFWDGDERPGVEAPVGDFFGGCFGKRSEVVSTAVIVEGGDSYNCFWHMPFHKSARVEIVNESDKPISLLYYNIDWIKKDSLPEDTPYFYAQYTQAYPLETGRPYTLLETTGKGHYVGTVFSVRTRSPYWFGEGDEMVTIDGEAIPSVWGTGTEDYFLCAWGLERTLTPYFGVPYFDQWGIVGGHTSAYRWHVNDPFVFNESIKVQFETFGWISPDENADHRAHSWNPREDDYASVAFWYQTGKPTFAARAPHARERKLPSIERTTVVAADLEFGQKRIDPDAELPRLEYSGRRSTEAKRREVQRYPEHFDGPVLYLPMAEGEETTVELPFEVVVKEPLRLLLVMGLGPDHGTFEFALDGVVLGSPMDLYAPEVGMREFHFLDFWPEPGRYTATLRLVGKNHLSAGQALMVESLRLRERRPRVRAFGYDKDNDWRTNPIYYEGV
- a CDS encoding AAA family ATPase produces the protein MKKATRAKAKGKKPQFHEKLILKDFTAFREVEINFVPGVNAIIGENGTGKTHLLKAIYAVQSVARKGGVFGAPEKFAGVFQVEDESALVRRIENPNAVARIEGVYGGGRWFRKIHQSVNGRVISDEPGPWVGSRIADTIDFSEPVFMPAIDMMGHTKNYLSTSERYDIDFDETLRDIVVLLLSPTDKKLDESQKKIIIKLEEALRGNIELEGERFYLVNKQGKFSMPTVAEGFRKISTLIRLVQVGVLKSGSTLFWDEPEVNINPILMDEVVGAIFALSRSGVQVFLATHSYVILKELEVQSRKTDSLRFFSLKASESGSEVHQASRYLDLSPNKIEQQYGELYDRGITKLAEASVESRVD